Proteins from a single region of Dyadobacter fanqingshengii:
- a CDS encoding glucose 1-dehydrogenase, producing MKNFENKTIIITGAAMGLGLAVAKELAMRGANLTLVDYNQQSLSEAKDEISRDFPDNKIITVVADVSQEAAVKGYVDETINQFGRIDGLYNNAGIEGKQASITEYDLDTFKKVIDINLMGVYYAMRYVIPYMQNQKYGRIVNVASVGGIRGVLNQTPYVATKHAVSGMTKNAALEYAKDGINTNAIAPGAILTPMVAEAFKQVNPEDPKAAESEYAKANPTKRLGLPEEVAKVVAFLLSDECSYVNGQILAIDGGQSNSYGNV from the coding sequence ATGAAAAATTTTGAAAACAAGACAATTATCATTACGGGTGCCGCAATGGGGCTTGGTCTAGCAGTCGCAAAGGAACTTGCTATGAGAGGAGCTAATCTCACACTTGTTGACTACAATCAGCAAAGTCTTTCCGAGGCTAAGGATGAGATCAGCAGAGATTTCCCGGATAACAAAATCATTACTGTTGTGGCGGATGTTTCCCAGGAAGCTGCCGTAAAAGGTTACGTTGATGAAACAATTAATCAGTTTGGCCGTATTGATGGGCTGTATAACAATGCCGGAATTGAAGGCAAGCAAGCCAGTATCACAGAATATGACCTAGACACCTTTAAAAAAGTAATCGATATAAATCTTATGGGAGTGTACTACGCGATGCGCTATGTTATTCCTTACATGCAAAACCAAAAGTATGGCAGGATCGTAAATGTAGCATCCGTCGGAGGAATAAGGGGTGTTTTAAATCAAACCCCGTATGTAGCAACAAAACATGCAGTGTCAGGCATGACAAAAAATGCAGCGCTTGAATATGCGAAAGACGGCATCAATACAAACGCAATTGCTCCGGGAGCCATACTGACACCTATGGTTGCGGAAGCTTTTAAACAGGTAAACCCTGAGGATCCGAAAGCTGCTGAATCAGAATATGCTAAGGCCAATCCTACAAAACGGCTTGGCCTGCCCGAAGAAGTGGCGAAGGTAGTGGCGTTTCTTTTAAGCGACGAATGTTCCTATGTAAATGGGCAGATTCTTGCTATTGATGGGGGGCAGTCAAACAGTTATGGCAATGTTTAA
- a CDS encoding DUF488 domain-containing protein, translating to MRSDSMETTERDLIINVKRIYEPASKKDGFRILVDRLWPRGLKKSQAGVDLWLREIAPSAELRKWFNHDPERWPEFVADYNFQLNKNRQIAGQLIALIKQHKKVSLLYAAQDEQFNNAIALKGFLDKFMKADHQ from the coding sequence ATGAGGTCTGATAGTATGGAAACGACTGAGCGAGATCTTATAATAAACGTAAAGCGGATATATGAACCGGCCAGCAAAAAGGATGGCTTTCGCATACTTGTTGACCGTTTATGGCCAAGGGGATTAAAGAAAAGCCAGGCCGGGGTCGACCTTTGGCTTAGAGAAATTGCCCCGAGTGCCGAACTGAGGAAATGGTTTAACCACGACCCGGAACGGTGGCCGGAGTTTGTTGCAGACTACAACTTCCAGCTCAACAAAAACAGGCAAATTGCCGGGCAACTTATCGCTTTGATCAAGCAGCACAAAAAAGTATCCCTTTTGTATGCTGCCCAAGATGAACAGTTTAACAATGCCATTGCGTTGAAAGGGTTCCTGGACAAATTCATGAAAGCAGACCATCAATGA
- a CDS encoding RrF2 family transcriptional regulator, translated as MFFSKTCEYAIRAVIFVAQKSEGGRKVAIKEVAAGIDSPEHFIAKILQELSKRELIQSSKGPNGGFYVDSIARSNTLADIVRAIDGEKIFKGCGLGLKSCSETKPCPLHNDFKEIRTKMHRTLQSATIGEFNENLNLGLSYIKER; from the coding sequence ATGTTTTTTTCAAAAACGTGCGAATATGCAATAAGAGCGGTCATTTTTGTTGCCCAGAAGTCAGAAGGAGGCAGGAAAGTGGCTATTAAAGAAGTTGCGGCTGGTATTGATTCACCGGAACACTTCATTGCAAAAATTCTTCAGGAACTCAGCAAACGTGAGCTCATACAATCCAGTAAAGGTCCAAATGGCGGCTTTTATGTTGACAGCATTGCCCGGAGCAATACACTGGCCGATATTGTCAGGGCGATTGACGGGGAAAAAATATTTAAGGGCTGCGGGCTTGGGTTAAAAAGTTGCTCTGAAACAAAGCCTTGCCCACTGCACAACGATTTTAAAGAAATCAGAACAAAAATGCATCGCACGTTACAGTCTGCGACGATCGGGGAGTTTAATGAAAATTTGAACTTAGGGCTGAGCTACATTAAAGAAAGATAA
- a CDS encoding group III truncated hemoglobin: MKTKQEILDIDDIKLLVDSFYAKVRADALLSPVFNERISDNWPQHMEKMYKFWQTVLLKEHTYYGSPFTPHAILQVDHTHFEKWMDLFVGTIDELFIGEKAQEAKFRAEKMAEMFEYKIKYYQSYPSRVIL, from the coding sequence ATGAAAACAAAACAAGAGATACTCGACATTGACGATATCAAGCTTTTGGTAGATTCTTTTTACGCAAAGGTCAGGGCGGATGCATTATTATCACCCGTTTTTAACGAGCGGATCAGCGATAACTGGCCGCAGCATATGGAAAAAATGTACAAGTTCTGGCAGACAGTGCTTTTAAAGGAGCATACTTATTATGGAAGCCCGTTTACACCGCATGCGATATTACAGGTTGACCACACTCATTTTGAAAAATGGATGGATTTATTTGTCGGGACCATTGATGAACTGTTTATCGGCGAGAAAGCCCAGGAAGCAAAGTTCAGGGCGGAGAAAATGGCGGAAATGTTTGAATATAAAATCAAGTACTACCAAAGCTATCCATCCCGTGTGATTTTATGA
- a CDS encoding cytochrome-c peroxidase: MFILTILCSSCGRDQETLRQRKPKVIETIADLDALPRYVTDPDDNPSTPGKVNLGRYLFFDPILSGNKDVSCATCHQPEFNYAEFLETSIGVNGRGTGSKRRFLDPNDIPFVKRNSQSILNTAFNGITNHETYRPELAPMFWDLRAKGLEAQALEPIKTLEEMRGNAYVDHQILDEIIERINKIPAYNELFSKAFPTDPKPVTQKNLAKALASFERTLIASNTRFDQYMRGDSNALSTSEKDGMNAFLVTGCAKCHSGPMFSDYKLHTLGVPDTDNRAESDAGINQDYAFRTPTLRNLRFTAPYMHSGKFTTLDQVLMFYEDVAGGKILNPNVKAGSIDSLATHMDVNFKDISRIVEFLNTLNDDSFDKTIPVTVPSGLPVVGL; this comes from the coding sequence GTGTTTATACTTACAATTCTTTGTAGCTCCTGCGGAAGGGACCAGGAAACGTTGCGCCAAAGGAAGCCGAAGGTAATCGAAACAATTGCTGATCTGGACGCATTACCACGGTACGTGACAGACCCTGATGACAACCCTTCGACCCCGGGAAAGGTAAACCTGGGCCGGTATTTGTTTTTTGACCCTATCCTTTCCGGAAACAAGGACGTATCCTGCGCCACCTGTCATCAGCCCGAGTTCAATTATGCTGAGTTCCTGGAAACCTCCATCGGGGTAAATGGGAGAGGTACTGGTAGCAAGCGACGATTTCTGGATCCCAATGACATTCCGTTTGTCAAAAGAAACTCGCAAAGCATTTTAAACACAGCCTTTAACGGCATAACCAATCACGAAACATACAGGCCTGAACTGGCCCCGATGTTTTGGGATTTAAGAGCAAAAGGATTAGAGGCGCAGGCATTGGAGCCAATTAAAACACTGGAAGAAATGCGGGGCAATGCTTATGTGGATCACCAGATCCTGGATGAAATCATCGAGCGGATAAATAAGATCCCTGCCTATAATGAGCTATTTTCGAAAGCATTTCCCACAGATCCCAAACCAGTCACCCAAAAAAATTTAGCGAAGGCGTTAGCGTCCTTCGAGCGGACGCTTATTGCTAGCAATACCCGGTTTGACCAGTATATGCGCGGTGACAGCAATGCATTGTCGACCAGCGAAAAGGATGGGATGAATGCGTTTTTAGTAACAGGATGCGCAAAGTGTCACTCGGGTCCCATGTTTTCTGATTATAAGCTGCATACTTTGGGCGTGCCCGACACTGATAACCGGGCAGAAAGTGACGCGGGTATCAATCAAGATTATGCATTTAGGACACCCACACTACGTAACCTGCGTTTTACTGCTCCCTACATGCACAGTGGCAAGTTTACTACTTTGGATCAAGTGCTGATGTTTTATGAAGATGTGGCAGGAGGAAAGATTCTCAACCCGAATGTGAAAGCTGGCAGCATTGATTCCCTCGCCACACACATGGACGTGAATTTCAAGGATATTTCAAGGATCGTCGAATTTTTAAATACACTCAACGATGATTCCTTTGATAAAACAATTCCTGTAACCGTACCAAGTGGCTTACCTGTGGTAGGTCTTTGA
- a CDS encoding MCP four helix bundle domain-containing protein, with product MKWSFVIRQKVKAAVVLAGILVVIMLASLSTNQTIQVMDQSLESVFVDRLQPAVDLVFLSENLYNRRLLVQGYLTDSSSISTGEPVKTSGIDNSERNRLISSFEKTSLTALEAKKLSYFKDRLKAYDRLENSVLQLISRNRHQEAGLLFGDQGAIIFREAVSTLHSIAQIQSDAGKKTIKSAHGQAAGGLINISLLLAVCIVIGLVILNLLKNQSLVDQKSETFHLN from the coding sequence ATGAAATGGTCTTTTGTAATACGACAAAAAGTTAAAGCGGCAGTAGTACTTGCCGGTATTTTAGTAGTGATAATGCTTGCTTCTCTCAGTACGAATCAGACGATACAGGTTATGGATCAAAGTCTGGAATCTGTATTTGTTGACCGTTTACAACCAGCTGTTGATCTTGTGTTTTTGAGCGAAAACCTATATAACAGACGGCTTCTGGTGCAAGGGTATTTAACCGATTCATCCTCCATCTCGACAGGAGAACCGGTTAAAACCTCAGGTATTGACAATTCCGAGCGCAACCGTCTGATCAGTAGCTTTGAGAAGACTTCATTGACTGCTTTGGAAGCAAAAAAACTTTCCTATTTTAAAGATCGATTGAAAGCTTATGATAGGCTCGAAAATTCCGTTCTACAACTTATCAGTAGAAATCGCCATCAAGAGGCCGGACTTTTGTTTGGAGATCAGGGAGCAATTATTTTCCGGGAAGCTGTTTCAACTCTTCATTCTATTGCTCAAATACAGTCCGATGCGGGTAAAAAGACAATAAAAAGCGCCCACGGGCAAGCAGCAGGAGGGCTGATCAATATTTCTCTTTTACTTGCAGTCTGTATTGTAATAGGACTCGTTATTTTAAACCTACTTAAAAACCAAAGTCTGGTTGATCAAAAATCAGAGACGTTCCATTTAAACTAG
- a CDS encoding cbb3-type cytochrome c oxidase subunit II, with product MDFFDNHNKLFGAAFLLFIGLTAFVAVLPAIDNEQNNAPLPSAVPLSEAAIRGKALYVSNGCVACHTQQVRNVDMDKVWGQRPGLAADYASNRRTDFWRNTATLMGTERTGPDLTSIGSRQPSREWNLVHLYNPRIVIKQSIMPAYPWLFESKSEPAKEDVVVNVPDAFQRQGMTLVATQDALDLVAYLQSLKQAELPGATGAPAFLYAKDEQKTESTDQSMQANSETSENGQMLYATHCQACHQENGEGLKGAFPPLKGSTVVLDKDPSLIVNIVMRGYDARQEYGAMPAVGANADLSPEQIAAIINHERSSWGNNAPNVTVQQVEQIVQKIKEMPVQ from the coding sequence ATGGATTTCTTCGATAATCATAACAAACTATTTGGCGCTGCTTTCCTGCTCTTTATCGGCTTAACAGCTTTCGTGGCCGTATTGCCTGCCATTGATAATGAGCAGAACAATGCGCCGCTGCCAAGTGCAGTGCCGCTCAGTGAGGCGGCGATCAGGGGAAAGGCATTGTATGTCTCCAATGGATGCGTGGCCTGCCATACCCAGCAGGTCCGCAATGTGGACATGGATAAGGTTTGGGGCCAGCGGCCAGGGCTGGCGGCAGACTATGCTTCAAATCGCCGCACGGATTTCTGGCGTAATACCGCCACGCTGATGGGTACTGAGCGGACCGGGCCCGACCTAACCTCGATCGGAAGCCGGCAGCCCAGCCGGGAATGGAACCTGGTGCATTTATACAACCCGCGTATTGTGATCAAGCAGTCCATTATGCCGGCATATCCCTGGCTGTTCGAAAGTAAATCCGAGCCGGCAAAAGAGGATGTGGTTGTAAATGTTCCTGATGCGTTTCAAAGACAAGGGATGACTCTGGTAGCAACTCAGGATGCGCTGGACCTGGTCGCTTATTTACAATCATTGAAACAGGCCGAGCTCCCTGGCGCAACGGGCGCCCCTGCATTTTTATATGCAAAAGATGAACAGAAAACAGAAAGTACGGACCAGTCAATGCAAGCCAATTCTGAAACTTCCGAAAATGGCCAGATGCTTTACGCCACCCATTGTCAGGCATGCCACCAGGAAAACGGAGAAGGTTTGAAAGGCGCTTTTCCACCTTTGAAAGGTAGTACGGTTGTGCTCGATAAAGATCCATCATTAATTGTAAACATCGTGATGCGGGGCTATGACGCCCGCCAGGAATATGGGGCAATGCCCGCTGTGGGAGCGAATGCAGATTTAAGTCCGGAGCAAATAGCCGCCATTATAAACCACGAGCGCAGCAGTTGGGGCAACAATGCGCCCAACGTAACGGTGCAACAAGTAGAGCAGATTGTGCAGAAAATCAAGGAAATGCCTGTGCAATAG
- a CDS encoding phosphoribosylpyrophosphate synthetase, with amino-acid sequence MEPYVTLTESLNELRNQGYSEDFNLRQNCLECRNGQFKIFTDDFKVDKFIRFEGDSNPSDAAVLYAISSDVHQIKGVLVNGYGIYSESITDEMLRKLDIRS; translated from the coding sequence ATGGAGCCATATGTAACGCTAACTGAAAGTTTGAATGAGTTGCGCAACCAAGGATATTCGGAGGACTTCAACCTTCGACAAAACTGCCTTGAGTGCCGTAACGGGCAGTTCAAAATATTTACCGATGACTTTAAAGTGGATAAATTCATTCGGTTTGAAGGGGACAGTAACCCCTCGGATGCAGCCGTGCTATATGCGATATCATCCGATGTTCATCAAATAAAAGGTGTGCTGGTAAACGGCTATGGTATTTACAGCGAATCAATAACGGACGAAATGCTGCGTAAGCTAGATATACGAAGCTAA
- a CDS encoding cbb3-type cytochrome c oxidase subunit I: MLSVGIVALVMALGVLFIAVLIKNVVQHDLINKINPGRQDYSRYLHNLNSQQISLLLDRMGKKQHLGVIALAMLSLVSFPSHAQSSQPTADSLLSQGGILITIVLISIPVLAGAIFLFIKITDTLNRYRNQQRVAEAGRVAVYLGGIEGEDLAETLQRRKDALDFVLSHNELSGALTANDHKGLINNVEHEASLPFVARKRKAHVRPKVDPQLSRLVTWFIITATFWLVFGTTVGEYIGIKFVAPDADQFSWLSFGRLRPVHTNAVFWGWASLAMLGLGNYVVPRVSNTKLFSIKLGWYTLILINTAVVLGTLSLMAGINNGGGEYREYIWPVMLLFGIGLLLTLINYFKTVASRTTKEIYISNWYIVSSVIFGIVIAVVAYVPVWQNGLGETIIQGYYMHQGVGMWFMLFTLGIVYYFLPQQLNKPIYSYSLGILAFWTQILFYTLIGTHHFVFSAIPWWLQTVAIVGSVGMIIPVVAGTTNFLLTFKGAWYKITDSYTLPFFLTGILFYFTGSLQGTAEAFRSTNLLWHFTDFTVAHSHLTMYGIICFLLWAGIYALMPRITGQEPPQITVGAHFWLALIGLLFYTIPLMYGSTMRGLMWMEAKPFIDSVSFMAPFWLWRAIGGSLMWLSHLFFAYNLYRMMVSPGTVDIKETAFEKLKSIDHVS, translated from the coding sequence ATGCTATCGGTAGGAATCGTTGCATTGGTGATGGCCCTAGGTGTGCTTTTCATTGCGGTCCTGATCAAAAACGTTGTTCAACATGATCTGATTAATAAAATCAACCCGGGTAGACAGGATTATTCAAGATATCTCCATAACCTGAATAGCCAACAGATCTCTTTGCTGCTCGACCGGATGGGGAAAAAGCAGCATTTAGGGGTTATTGCGCTCGCTATGCTTAGTTTGGTAAGTTTTCCTTCACACGCACAGTCGAGCCAACCAACTGCTGACTCGCTGCTGAGCCAGGGAGGTATTTTAATTACCATTGTCCTGATATCAATCCCTGTGCTGGCAGGCGCTATCTTCTTATTTATCAAGATCACCGACACATTAAACAGGTATAGAAACCAGCAGCGCGTGGCAGAGGCCGGGCGTGTGGCAGTATATCTGGGGGGTATTGAAGGTGAGGATCTTGCAGAAACACTGCAACGAAGAAAAGATGCGCTGGATTTTGTATTGAGTCATAATGAACTGTCGGGCGCATTAACGGCCAACGATCATAAAGGGCTGATCAACAATGTAGAGCATGAGGCATCACTTCCATTTGTGGCACGTAAAAGAAAGGCGCACGTTCGCCCGAAAGTAGACCCGCAACTTTCCAGGCTTGTCACCTGGTTCATCATCACTGCGACATTCTGGCTTGTTTTTGGAACGACGGTAGGGGAATATATTGGGATAAAATTTGTTGCGCCGGATGCAGACCAATTCAGCTGGCTGAGCTTTGGGCGATTGCGGCCGGTCCATACCAATGCCGTTTTCTGGGGCTGGGCATCACTGGCAATGCTGGGGTTAGGTAACTATGTCGTGCCCAGGGTCAGCAATACAAAACTATTCAGTATAAAACTCGGATGGTACACATTGATCCTGATTAATACGGCGGTGGTACTGGGCACATTGTCTTTGATGGCTGGAATCAATAATGGGGGCGGGGAGTACCGGGAGTACATATGGCCAGTCATGCTGCTTTTTGGCATTGGGCTTCTGCTAACATTGATCAATTACTTCAAGACAGTCGCCAGCCGCACTACGAAGGAGATCTATATTTCAAACTGGTACATTGTCTCTTCGGTGATTTTTGGAATTGTGATCGCGGTGGTTGCATATGTGCCTGTTTGGCAAAATGGGCTGGGTGAAACGATCATTCAAGGCTATTACATGCACCAGGGTGTTGGAATGTGGTTCATGCTGTTTACGCTCGGGATCGTTTACTACTTCCTGCCCCAGCAGCTCAATAAACCGATCTATTCGTATAGCCTTGGTATACTTGCTTTTTGGACCCAGATCCTTTTTTATACACTTATTGGTACCCATCATTTTGTTTTCAGTGCGATTCCCTGGTGGCTTCAAACGGTCGCCATCGTGGGCAGTGTGGGCATGATCATTCCGGTAGTGGCAGGTACGACCAATTTCCTGTTGACCTTCAAAGGCGCGTGGTACAAGATCACCGACAGTTATACGCTTCCGTTCTTTTTAACGGGTATCCTTTTTTACTTTACCGGTTCCTTGCAGGGAACTGCCGAAGCCTTCCGGTCTACCAATCTGCTTTGGCATTTCACTGATTTTACTGTCGCCCATTCCCATTTGACGATGTATGGCATTATCTGCTTTTTGCTCTGGGCAGGGATTTATGCACTTATGCCCCGTATTACCGGGCAGGAGCCGCCGCAGATCACGGTTGGCGCGCACTTTTGGCTGGCGTTGATCGGGCTTTTGTTTTACACGATACCGTTGATGTACGGCAGTACCATGCGCGGGTTGATGTGGATGGAAGCCAAACCTTTTATTGACTCGGTCAGCTTTATGGCGCCGTTTTGGCTCTGGCGGGCGATTGGGGGAAGCCTGATGTGGCTCTCACACCTGTTTTTTGCCTATAATCTTTACAGGATGATGGTCTCACCGGGCACAGTTGATATTAAGGAAACGGCATTTGAAAAGCTGAAATCTATTGATCACGTGTCCTGA
- a CDS encoding YidH family protein, producing the protein MSIEKDSNPSAFTPNDHLANERTYLAWLRTGIGIMAFGFVVVKFSLFVKQLGFVLQTQVATPSHAYSAIIGIFLVVLGMLAILFAFLQYRRTDKQLKTGRYKPTTLLTTILTGVILVISILLIAYLLLSV; encoded by the coding sequence ATGAGTATAGAAAAAGATAGCAATCCATCAGCATTTACGCCTAATGATCATCTGGCTAATGAACGGACTTACCTTGCTTGGTTAAGGACAGGGATCGGCATTATGGCCTTTGGATTTGTGGTTGTAAAGTTTTCACTGTTTGTAAAACAGCTTGGTTTCGTGCTGCAAACACAAGTTGCTACGCCTTCGCATGCATATTCAGCCATTATTGGGATTTTTTTGGTCGTCCTAGGTATGCTTGCCATTTTGTTTGCCTTTTTGCAGTACCGTAGGACTGATAAGCAACTTAAAACCGGGCGGTATAAACCAACAACTTTATTGACCACCATTCTTACCGGAGTCATTTTAGTCATCAGTATTCTATTAATTGCTTATCTACTGCTAAGCGTGTGA
- a CDS encoding amidohydrolase: MFNKLSVKLQTVMGKSANGNSKSLAKLIPLLILIYVSLTAIGQTPKQTKANSSALTAIESKIRDKTTAIESKLIGWRRDIHQNPELGDQEERTSKLVAEHLRTLGIEVQTGVGGTGVVGILKGGKPGKLVALRADMDALAVKEPAGLPFASKATSQINGKTEYLMHACGHDAHTAMLMAAAEVLASMKSELTGSVMFIFQPAEEGSSVVEPGTGKSWGAKRMLEDGMFKKNKPDAVFALHVHPGKSGQIDYKSGPATASSDVLNITVSGQQGHGGMPWNTIDPVVASAYVIAGLQSVVSRRADLTKSPAVISVGMIHGGSSQNVIPDTVKMVGTIRSYDPEARKQLHTDIKQAAEHIAEGTYARAQVDILPMYDVTDNNDALAKQMLPVLKRVAEAGVVPGSLQGASEDFSYFAKEVPGLYIFLGVTPEGEDPAKAAPNHNPKFFVDEKALVVGTRAMAAMAVNFLMSGSPN; this comes from the coding sequence ATGTTTAACAAGTTAAGTGTAAAGCTGCAAACGGTTATGGGCAAATCAGCAAACGGAAACAGCAAGAGCTTGGCTAAGCTCATCCCCCTTCTGATACTTATTTACGTATCACTGACTGCCATCGGGCAAACTCCCAAGCAGACCAAGGCAAATTCATCAGCTCTAACTGCAATTGAAAGCAAGATCCGCGACAAGACGACGGCCATCGAGTCCAAGTTGATCGGCTGGCGCCGGGATATACATCAAAATCCGGAACTGGGAGATCAGGAAGAACGCACTTCAAAACTGGTTGCAGAACACCTTCGCACCCTGGGAATTGAAGTTCAGACAGGAGTGGGCGGCACAGGGGTCGTAGGCATATTGAAAGGCGGGAAGCCGGGAAAGTTGGTTGCCCTGCGGGCTGACATGGACGCTTTGGCCGTTAAGGAGCCCGCCGGATTACCATTCGCTTCAAAAGCCACATCCCAAATAAACGGAAAGACTGAATACCTTATGCATGCCTGTGGGCATGACGCACATACGGCTATGCTAATGGCGGCAGCCGAAGTTCTTGCAAGCATGAAAAGTGAGCTAACAGGTTCAGTAATGTTCATATTCCAGCCTGCCGAAGAAGGCTCAAGCGTTGTAGAGCCAGGGACGGGCAAAAGCTGGGGGGCCAAACGGATGCTTGAAGACGGCATGTTTAAGAAAAACAAACCGGATGCAGTATTCGCACTACACGTTCACCCCGGCAAGTCAGGACAGATTGATTACAAGAGTGGACCAGCCACAGCCAGCAGCGACGTGCTGAATATTACTGTCAGCGGGCAGCAGGGCCATGGAGGTATGCCATGGAACACAATTGACCCGGTAGTAGCCTCGGCATACGTAATAGCCGGCTTACAATCCGTTGTTAGTCGACGCGCTGACCTGACGAAGTCGCCGGCCGTTATTTCAGTGGGGATGATCCATGGCGGGTCCAGCCAGAATGTGATTCCGGACACTGTAAAAATGGTTGGCACCATCCGTTCATATGACCCTGAGGCACGCAAGCAACTTCATACTGATATTAAGCAGGCTGCTGAGCACATTGCGGAAGGAACCTATGCGAGGGCGCAGGTTGACATTTTGCCTATGTATGATGTCACAGACAACAATGATGCCCTGGCTAAACAGATGCTGCCAGTACTGAAGCGCGTTGCCGAAGCCGGCGTGGTACCCGGGTCGTTGCAGGGGGCCTCGGAGGATTTTTCTTACTTTGCCAAAGAAGTGCCGGGTCTGTATATTTTTCTCGGTGTTACGCCCGAAGGTGAGGATCCTGCCAAAGCTGCCCCAAACCATAATCCCAAATTCTTTGTCGATGAAAAAGCATTGGTAGTAGGTACAAGGGCAATGGCGGCAATGGCCGTTAATTTCTTAATGAGCGGATCACCCAACTAA
- a CDS encoding cytochrome C, with protein MEDKSTVFLFLDQDQTPIAEFLSPVNFELDTRKMVDGKHELKIISKDPTGKEGIRIIPFEVKNGPAIAVEGIAENAVVDGIVPLMINAYGKGDQKRFLITGSETPQSIPAWIWILLIGFLGWSIYYLIRYINLVTI; from the coding sequence ATGGAAGATAAAAGCACAGTTTTTCTTTTCCTGGATCAGGACCAAACGCCCATCGCTGAGTTTCTCTCCCCTGTGAATTTTGAGCTGGATACCCGTAAAATGGTGGATGGCAAGCATGAGTTGAAAATTATCAGTAAAGACCCGACGGGCAAAGAAGGTATCCGGATCATTCCTTTTGAGGTAAAGAACGGGCCTGCCATTGCCGTTGAAGGTATCGCCGAGAATGCAGTGGTGGATGGGATAGTCCCATTAATGATCAATGCATATGGAAAAGGGGACCAAAAGCGGTTTCTGATTACCGGAAGTGAAACACCCCAGAGCATTCCGGCCTGGATCTGGATCCTGCTCATCGGCTTTTTAGGGTGGTCGATCTATTACCTTATCCGATACATTAACTTGGTAACTATTTGA